AGTGGAGTGTTTGGATTCTGTATTTGGCTGCGTAAACCCCTGAATCTcaacttttccttttgttgtcGGCACTCCTTGCCTCTCCCCTTCCACAGCTCAAAACTCGACCGGAGTTTGCGGCTTGAAATTGACTGTATGTGAGTTTCACAGCCTGGGACGCCGCTAGGGCTCTGTGACCGCTGGCCCCTCGGTCCCGCCTCCGTCCTGGATGCGACCCGCCTGGACTCAGTCCTTTGGGGCCCTTCTTTCTCCCTCGGGCCCTTGTCTATCTCCCCCGAGTTGGCCACCCTGGCACGCCCATTCCTggctcccccagccctctccGTTCCCGGGAAAGCCTGTAAGCGACCCTACGATGCTGAGGACCCCATGGCCAGGGGTCGCTTCCTGCTGCAGGACTCCTCCAGTGCACGAGCCGTCCCGGGGACCCAGCTCCCGGCTTCCCGGCCCTCGAGGGTCGCGCTCACACGCGCGCGCACCGGGAGAGGGTCCCAAACTTCGGAATCACCCTCTCCAGGCCGCGGGGCACCCTCCTCCGCGTGCGATCCCCGCCTCTCCAGGGTGGAACGGCGTCCCCCCTCGCCCGTGGTTGCTCCCGGGAACCCGGCTGCCGCGCCCTTCCTCCGCAGGCTCCCACCCCCATTTCCGgggtctcctccctctcccccgcACCTTCCCGCgctccctccccgccctccccgccGCCTGCCCGCGCTCACCTGGTTGTTTTTGCAGAGATCAGCCCACATACTGGTGCCGTCCCCTCCCCGCATCAGGACGTGGTAGGTGAAGAAGTAGATGCCCGGGATGGAGCAGGTGAACTTGCCGGTGGTCGGGTCGTAGTGGTTCCCGAGGTTGGTGACCACGTCGTCGAACTTGAGCACCTCGTAGCCTTCGTGCTGCCGCTTGAGGCCGGCGTAGAAGGCGATCTTGGGCACCGTGCTGTAGGTGGCGGCGCTGATGGCCCCGGCGGCGTTCAGGCCGGGCGCCCCGGGCGGGCCCGGCAGGCCTTGGCGGCCCGGCTCGCCCTTCTCGCCCGGGGGCCCCGCGGGACCCGGCGGCCCGGGCTCACCGGGGGGCCCGCGCGGGCCCGCCTTCCCCGGCCGGCCGGCCTCGCCTTTGGGGCCCTGGATGAAGGTGGGCAGGGACTGCATGAGGCCGCGGTCCGGCGTGGCGGCCGTGCTGGGCGCCCTGGTGCCCCCGTAGGGGTCGCAGACCATGCGGCAGGTGCCCAGCATCTCGTAGTGCGCCGACGTGCCGGCCGAGCTCACCAGCACCGGGATGAGGATGACCAGCAGAAGCACCATCACCACCCCCAGCGCCCCGGCGGCGATCAGGCGCCTCCTGCTGCCCACGAGCCGGCTCAGCGCGGGGCGATCCTCTTGTCTGCTTTTGGACAAAATTTTGAAGGTTGGGCGGGGACCTCTTCAGAGCCGAAAACAACCCCCT
Above is a window of Eulemur rufifrons isolate Redbay chromosome 25, OSU_ERuf_1, whole genome shotgun sequence DNA encoding:
- the C1QL3 gene encoding complement C1q-like protein 3, which translates into the protein MVLLLVILIPVLVSSAGTSAHYEMLGTCRMVCDPYGGTRAPSTAATPDRGLMQSLPTFIQGPKGEAGRPGKAGPRGPPGEPGPPGPAGPPGEKGEPGRQGLPGPPGAPGLNAAGAISAATYSTVPKIAFYAGLKRQHEGYEVLKFDDVVTNLGNHYDPTTGKFTCSIPGIYFFTYHVLMRGGDGTSMWADLCKNNQVRASAIAQDADQNYDYASNSVVLHLEPGDEVYIKLDGGKAHGGNNNKYSTFSGFIIYAD